A genome region from Mesorhizobium sp. B2-1-8 includes the following:
- a CDS encoding helix-turn-helix transcriptional regulator, whose protein sequence is MSRAEPLPIRQTTRRQRLREIVPLADSTIYEMEQRGEFPRRFALTPRCVVWDLGEVQAWLAARRSKPVLRAPGPDVKQRRARPVREQDREPGSASTAG, encoded by the coding sequence ATGAGCCGCGCAGAACCACTGCCAATCAGACAAACCACTCGCAGGCAGCGCCTGCGCGAGATCGTGCCGCTAGCGGACAGCACAATCTACGAAATGGAACAGCGGGGGGAATTTCCCCGACGCTTCGCTTTGACCCCAAGATGCGTGGTTTGGGATTTGGGCGAGGTTCAGGCATGGCTTGCGGCCCGTCGCTCAAAGCCAGTTCTCCGTGCTCCCGGCCCCGACGTGAAACAACGTCGAGCTCGCCCGGTCAGAGAGCAGGATCGGGAGCCAGGATCGGCATCGAC